In Vicia villosa cultivar HV-30 ecotype Madison, WI unplaced genomic scaffold, Vvil1.0 ctg.000077F_1_1, whole genome shotgun sequence, a single window of DNA contains:
- the LOC131623690 gene encoding ubiquitin-conjugating enzyme E2 22 produces the protein MATNENLPPNVIKQLAKELKNLDETPPEGIKVVVNDDDFSTIYADIDGPAGTPYENGVFRMKLLLSRDFPHSPPKGYFLTKIFHPNVANNGEICVNTLKKDWNPSLGLRHVLIVVRCLLIEPFPESALNELAGKLLLEDYEEYARHARIYTGIHAKPKAKFKSGAITESTTALNVDQTNTSVLNADIKTMPSSAALPPLSTSAALPPLSSSAALPPLSLPSTTAARGASQDQAGGILTESSANRSTAAAVVSAAHAPQKKEIGTAKAQADKKKLDARKKSLKRL, from the exons ATG GCTACTAATGAAAATCTTCCGCCTAATGTAATAAAGCAACTTGCCAAGGAGTTGAAAAATCTTGATGAAACCCCTCCCGAGGGCATTAAAGTTGTggttaatgatgatgatttctCAACGATATATGCTGACATAGATGGCCCAG CCGGCACTCCTTATGAAAATGGAGTTTTCCGCATGAAGTTGCTATTGTCCCGTGATTTTCCACATTCGCCTCCTAAAG GATATTTTTTGACCAAGATTTTCCATCCAAATGTTGCAAACAATGGAGAGATTTGTGTCAACACACTTAAAAAGGATTGGAATCCTAGCCTTGGATTACGGCATGTTCTTATC GTTGTTAGGTGTCTATTGATTGAACCATTTCCGGAGTCAGCTTTAAATGAACTGGCTGGTAAACTACTGCTTGAAGATTACGAGGAGTATGCCAGACATGCCAG GATTTACACTGGCATTCATGCAAAACCAAAGGCCAAGTTCAAAAGCGGAGCTATAACCGAATCAACTACTGCTCTGAATGTTGATCAGACGAACACCTCAGTGCTTAATGCTGACATCAAAACCATGCCGTCAAGTGCTGCTTTGCCCCCATTGTCGACAAGTGCTGCTTTGCCACCATTGTCGTCAAGTGCTGCTTTGCCACCATTATCGCTGCCCTCGACCACTGCAGCAAGAGGTGCTAGTCAGGATCAGGCAGGGGGTATTCTGACCGAGTCGTCTGCCAATCGTTCTACTGCTGCTGCGGTAGTTTCTGCTGCTCATGCAccacagaagaaagaaattgGAACTGCCAAAGCTCAGGCAGACAAGAAGAAGCTAGATGCAAGAAAGAAAAGTTTAAAAAGATTATGA